The Nerophis lumbriciformis linkage group LG34, RoL_Nlum_v2.1, whole genome shotgun sequence genome includes a window with the following:
- the LOC133576432 gene encoding major histocompatibility complex class I-related gene protein-like, with protein sequence MNLFLFFLLVVQMHSVTPVIHTLQYFHTTSSQVPNFPEYVEVGYVDGVEISYYDSNIRKAESKQDWMNKITAEEPKYWQRLTEINVVHEIIHKHNLEVRKKRFNQTGGVHIVQRMSGCEWNDETDEVRGWHQSGYDGEDFISLDMKTWTWTAAKPQAFPSKLKRDQNIFRLDHLKYYYTEECPSYLKKYVKNGKKVLMRTELPEVFLLQKTPSSPVTCMATGFYPDLADLFWRKDGEQIFEDVEHGELLPNHDGTFQMSVELKVEVTAEVEGKYECVFQLSGVKEDLVTKLERRSILSNASHEDNWSVALAATAAVVAVAAVLAAIIIVMVRRHRNRQAQYDAAPRHGGVELSENVAAEG encoded by the exons ATGAACttgtttttattctttcttctGGTCGTGCAAATGCACAGCGTGACGCCTG TGATTCACACGCTGCAGTATTTCCACACTACgtcctctcaagttccaaacttcccagagtatgtggaggttggttatgttgatggagttgagattagttactatgacagcaacatcaggaaagcagaatccaaacaggactggatgaacaaaatcacagcagaggaGCCAAAATACTGGCAGAGACTAACAGAGATCAATGTTGTTCATGAGATTATTCACAAACACAACCTTGAAGTTCGTAAGAAGCGTTTCAACCAaactggag GTGTTCACATTGTCCAGAGGATGTcaggatgtgaatggaatgatgagactgatgaggtTAGAGGTTGGCATCAGTCAGgttatgatggagaagatttCATATCGTTGGACATGAAGACATGGACATGGACTGCAGCAAAACCACAAGCTTTCCCCTCCAAACTCAAAAGGGACCAGAACATATTTAGACTAGACCACCTGAAGTATTATTACACTGAGGAAtgtccttcttacttgaagaagtatgtgaagaatgggaagaaggtcctaatgagaacag agcttccagaggtgttcctcctccagaagacgccatcctctccagtcacctgcatggcgacaggtttctaccccgacttagccgacctgttttggaggaaagacggcgagcagatcttcgaggacgtggagcacggagagctgctccccaaccacgacggaaccttccagatgtcggtggagctgaaagtggaggtgacggccgaggtggagggcaagtacgaatgtgtgttccagctgtctggcgtcaaggaggacctggtcaccaagctggagagaagaagcatcctgagcaacgcaagccatgaag acaactggagcgtcgccctcgctgccacggcggcggtcgtcgctgtggcggccgtcctggcggccatcatcatcgtcatggtcaggcgtcacagaaacagacaag cCCAGTACGATGCAGCTC CTCGCCACGGCGGCGTGGAGCTCTCCGAGAATGTGGCGGCTGAAGGCTGA